GCGGCCAGCAGCCGGTCTCGGTCGAACAGGCCCGGGAACTGCGCCAGCTTGGCCATCGCCTTGGGCTTCATGGTCGCGAGGAACATGCGCGTGTAGACCAGCCTGTTGAAGCCCCGGCCGATCGCCTCGCCGCCCGCGGCCAGGTCGAGCGGCGCGCAGACCGAGGCCACCGCACTGACCGATTCGCGCGCCGTGTCGCCCGCCTCGCAAGCCCAGCGCAGCAATGCGTTGCCGCCGAGGGAGACGCCCGCGGCGAGCACCGGGCCGCCGCCACGCAGCGTGTGCTGCGCGTGCATGCGCCGCAGGATCCAGCCGATTTCTTCGTAGTCACCCGAGTGGTAGGCGCGCGGCGCGAGGTTCAGCTCGCCGCTGCAGCCACGGAAATGCGGCACCGCGAAAGCCATGCCACGCTCGGCCGCAAATGCCGCGAAGGCCTCCGCGTAGTGGCTGCGCGACGAGCCTTCGAGCCCATGGAACAGCACCAGCAGCGGCCGCGGACCCGGCAGTGGCGCATCGATGAAATCGACATCGATGAAGTCGCCGTCGGGCGCGTTCCAGCGCTCGCGACGGTACGCGGGCGCGGTGCCGTCGAAGCGGCGCGCATAGAGCGCGGCCCAGATGGTCTGCAGGTTGCCGCCGGGCAGCCAGCGCGGCGCCGCGTAGTCCATCGACGATCGAAGAGAGGAAGAAGAAGAATCGGCAGAAGACATCAATGCAGGGTCTGGGGCGGATCGTTCGCGTCGTCCGGCTCGCGCGCGCTGCCCGGGCTCGCATGGTGCGCCACCATGCGCCAGCCCTGCGCGGTCTTGTGATAGACGTTGGTGGCCAGCACGAAGGCATGGCGCGGACCTTCGGCGGTGAGCACCTCGATGCGCTCGAGCACGTTGTGCACCGCGCTCGCGAGCGACTCGATCTTGCGCACCCGCGCCGGCATGGCGTGGATCGCGCCGTTACCGAACATCTGCTCGAACGCCGCGCGAATCGCGATGCTGCCCACCAGCCGCGGACCGCCGGGATGGACGCAGAACACCTCGTCCTCGTCGGCCCAGCAGGCCATCAACGCGTCGATGTCGCCGCGCTGCAGCGCTTCGTAGAAAGCCGCCTCGACATCGTCTGCGGTGCCGCCGATGGCCGCGGCGGTGCGGTGTGGGGTCTTGGGCATGGCGTGATTTTGCCGCGCCGTTCGTGACGCCGACGCTGCACCGCTTTGGTCCGGCCCGCACCGCGTCGCCGCAATTTTTCCGGTTCGTCTGCTCCACTTTGGACCATGTGGTCAAAACCGAAGCATCGAAAAACCGTAACCTGTTGATCTGAAACGACTTATCCGACTGGCACGCGCCATGCATAGGGCTCTTCAACCTCGCAACAGGAGCCCTTCATGAACGTCGGCATCTTCATTCCCATCGGCAACAACGGCTGGCTGCTTTCCGAGAACGCACCGCAGTACAAGCCCAGTTTCGCGCTCAACAAGGAGATCACGCTGAAGGCCGAGCACTACGGTGTCGACTTCGCGCTGTCGATGATCAAGCTGCGCGGCTTCGGCGGCAAGACCGAGTTCTGGGACCACAACCTCGAGTCCTTCACGCTCATGGCCGGGCTCGCCGCGGTCACGACGAAGATCAAGCTCTTCGCCACCGCCGCCTCGCTGGTGATGCCCCCGGCCATCGTCGCGCGCATGGCCTCGACCATCGACTCGATCTCCGGCGGCCGCTTCGGCCTGAACCTCGTCACCGGCTGGCAGCGGCCCGAGTATTCGCAGATGGGCATGTGGCCCGGCGACCAGTTCTTCGGCACGCGCTACCAGTACCTCTCCGAATACATCCAGGTGCTGCGCGACCTCTGGGGCACCGGCAAGTCCGACTTCAAGGGCGAGCACTTCCAGATGGACGACTGCCGCCTGAGCCCGCAACCGCAGGCCGACATGAAGGTGATCTGCGCGGGCCAGAGCGATGCGGGCATGGACTTCTCCGCCAAGTACGCCGACTACAACTTCTGCTTCGGCAAGGGCGTGAACACGCCCAAGGCCTTTGCGCCCGCGGCGGAAAAACTCATCGAGGCCGCGCGCAAGACCGGCCGTCACGTCACCACCTACGTGCTGATGATGGTGATCGCCGACGAAACCGACGAGGCCGCACGCGCCAAGTGGGAGCACTACAAGGCGGGTGCCGATCACGAGGCCATCGCTTGGCTCGGGCAGCAGGGCGCGGCCGACACCAAGTCGGGCGCCGACACCAACGTGCGCCAGATGGCCGACCCGACTTCGGCCGTGAACATCAACATGGGCACGCTGGTCGGCTCCTACGAAACCGTCGCGCGCCTGCTCGACGAAGTGGCCGAGGTGCCCGGCACCGAAGGCGTGCTGCTGACCTTCGACGACTTCGTGCAGGGTGTCGAAGCCTTCGGCGAGCGCATCCAGCCGCTGATGAAGAGCCGCGCGCATGTGCAGAGCCCCGTGCCCTCGCAGGTCGAGCCCGAGCGCCTTGCGGCCTGAAGAGGAGATGCGCATGACCACGCCGAAGAACACCACGCTCACATCGACCACGCCCGTCGGCGCGCCGCGCCTGCCCGGAGCACCTGCGCCGCTGGTGCTCCCTGCCAGGCCCGAGCCGCTGGCACTGCACGCCACCGACTCCGCACTCATCGTCGTCGACATGCAGAACGCCTACGCCTCACTCGGCGGCTATGTCGACTCGGCCGGTTTCGACATCTCGGGCGCACAGGGCACCATCGCCAACATCGCGCGCACCATCGCCGCCGCACGCGCGGCCGGCATGCTGGTCGTGTTCCTGCAGAACGGCTGGGACGCCGCGTACGTGGAAGCCGGCGGCCCCGGCTCGCCCAACTGGCACAAGTCGAACGCGCTCAAGACCATGCGCGCCAGGCCCGAGCTGCAGGGCAAGTTCCTCGCCAAGGGCGGCTGGGACTACGAACTCATCGACCAGATGAAGCCGCAGGCCGGCGACATCGTGGTGCCCAAGACGCGCTACAGCGGCTTCTTCAACAGCACGCTCGACAGCACCCTGCGCGCACGCGGCATCCGCCATCTCGTGTTCACCGGCATCGCCACCAACGTGTGCGTCGAATCGACGCTGCGCGATGCCTTTCATCTCGAATATTTCGCCGTGATGCTCGAAGACGCGACGCACGAACTGGGTGGCGCGGCCATCCAGAAAGCCTCGGTCTACAACGTCGAGACCTTCTTCGGATGGGTCTCCACGGTCGATCAGTTCTGCAGCACCTTCGCGCCGCAAGCCGCCCTTCGACCCGCAACGGCCGAAGCGGCCATCGCCTGATTCATTTTTCAAGGAGTTCCCGAATGCCCAAGCAAGCCATCATCCCGCCCGGCACCGGCGTGCCGCTCGCCCCCTACGTCCCGGGCACGCTCGCCGACGGCGTTCTCTATGTGTCGGGCACGCTGCCCTTCGACAAGGACAACAACGTGGTTCATGTCGGCGATGCGAGCGCGCAGGCGCGCCACGTGCTCACCACCATCCAGGGCGTGGTCGAGGCCGCGGGCGGCACCATGGACGACGTGACCTTCAACCAGATCATGCTCAAGGACTGGGCCGACTACGCGAAGATCAACGCGGTCTACGCGGAGTTCTTTCCCGGCACCAAGCCCGCGCGCTACTGCATCCAGTGCGGCCTCGTGAAGCCCGATGCACTGATCGAAATTGCATCGATCGCGCACGTCGGCAAGAAGGCCTGAGCCTCATGACCGCGCTGCACCACGAAGTGCACGGGCCGTCGGATGCAGCGGCCACCGTGCTGCTGTCGTCGGGCCTCGGCGGCTCGGCCAACTTCTGGCAACCGCAGCTCGGCGCGCTGATCGAGGCCGGCCATCGCGTCATCGTCTACGACCAGCGCGGCACGGGTCGCAGCCCCGAGGCATTGCCCGCCGACTACGCCATCGCCGACATGGCGCTCGACGTCATCGAGATCCTCGATGCCACCGACACGGCAAGGTGCCACTTCGTGGGCCATGCGCTCGGCGGACTGGTCGGCCTGCAGCTCGCGCTCGATGCGCCCGACTGCGTGGCGAGCCTGGTGCTCGTCAACGCATGGGCCAAGCCGAACCCGCATTCGGCGCGCTGCTTCGATGCGCGGCTCGCGCTGCTCGGCGCGCTCGGTCCGCGCGCGTATGTGGAAGCACAGCCGATCTTCCTGTACCCCGCCGCGTGGTGCGCCGAGCATGCGCAGCGCGTGGCCGACGAAGTCGATCACGCCTTCACGCATTTCCCCGGCGAAGCCAACATGCGCGCGCGCATCGCAGCGCTGCGTGCATTCGACATCGATGCGCGCCTTGCCGACATCACCGTGCCAACGCTCATTGCAGCCGCCAAGGACGACGTGCTCGTCCCCTGGACCTGTTCGCAACGCCTGGCCGACGGCCTGCACGACGTCACGCTCGACTTCATGCCGCACGGCGGCCATGCACACAGCGTGACCGAGGCCGCCGTCTTCAACCGCAGCCTGCTCGACTTTCTCTCGCGGGTCAGCACACCCGCCGTTCCCGCATGACCTCCTCGCAGATCCTCGAAGAAGCCGCTCTGGCACTTCTCTTCACCCGCGCGCGCAGCCACAACGGCTGGACCGGCGAGCCCGTGTCCGATGCCCAGCTGCAGCGCATCTACACGCTGGCCAGCCTGGGGCCGACCTCGGCCAACTGCTCGCCCGCGCGCTTCGTGTTCGTGCGCACGCCCGAAGGCAAGCAGCGCCTGGCGCCCGCGCTTTCCAAAGGCAACCTCGACAAGACCATGAGCGCGCCGGTCACGGTCATCGCCGCATGGGACCGCAAGTTCTACGACAAGCTCCCCACGCTGTTCCCGCATGCCGATGCGCGCAGCTGGTTCACCGGCAGCCCCGAGGCCGCGCACGAAACCGCCTTCCGCAATGCCAGCCTGCAGGCGGGCTACCTGCTGCTCGCCGCGCGCGCCGTGGGGCTGGACGCCGGCCCGATGTCGGGCTTCGACAAGGCGAAGGTCGATGCCGCCTTCTTCGAAGGCACAGACTGGACCGCCAACTTCCTCATCAACCTCGGCCATGGCGATGCGTCGAAGGTGTTCGGCCGCCTGCCGCGCCTGGCCTTCGACGAAGCCTGCACGCTGGCCTGAATCTTCAGGAGCCTCCCATGCTGAACGCCATTGCATCCCCCGTCCCGCCGAGCGGCCTGCTGCCGGCGTTGCCCAAGGCTGACTACCGCAACGCGATGGCGCGATTGGGTGCGGCAGTCAACATCATCACGACCGACGGCCCCGCGGGCCGCGCTGGCTTCACCGCTTCGGCGGTGTGCAGCGTGACCGACGAGCCGCCGATGCTGCTCGTGTGTCTGAACCGCTCGGCCTCGGTGTACCCCGCGTTCACGGCCAACGGCGTGCTCTGCGTGAACGTGCTGGCCGCGGGCCACCAGACGCTCTCGGGCCTGTTCGGCGGCAAGACACCGATGGACGAACGCTTCGCCGCCGGCCGCTGGAGCCGCAAGGCCACCGGCTCGCCGGTGCTCGACGATGCGGCAGCGTCGTTCGACTGTCGCGTGGTGAGCGCCACCAGTGCCGGCACGCACGATGTGCTGTTCTGCGAAGCGGTGGCCATTGCGATTGGCGGTGCGGCGCAGAGCCTCATCTACTTCGACCGGCGCTATCACGAGATCGCCGCACCGCCGCACTGAATCAACGCACGGTGATGCCCTGGAGAACGATGCGCTGCACGTTCTCCACCGTCTGCTCGAAGAACGCCGCATCGTCCAGCGTGTGCCCCGACAGCGCATGCACCTGCACACCGAAATCGGCGTAGTGCTGCGTGATCGCCCACAGCGCGAAGATCAGGTGATGCGGGTCGACCGGTGCAAGCTTGCCGGCCTCCACCCAGGCGCGAATCACCTCCGATTTGCGCTCCACCAGCGTGCGCAGTTCGCGGTCGAGTTCATCGCGCAGCAATGGCGCGCCCTGGATCATTTCAAGACAGAACAGGCGCGACGCATCGGGTCGGTCGCGCGAGATCACGAGCTTGCGGCGGATGTAGTCGCCAATGGCTTCGCTGGGGTCCTGCTCGGCACTGAAGCCGCGCAGCGGTTCGAGCCACAGCGCGAGCAGGTCACGCAGCACGTTGACGTACAGCTCTTCCTTGTTCGCGAAGTAATAGAGCAAGTTGCTCTTGGACACATCGGCGCGCGCCGCCACCTGGTCGATCGACGTGCCGTGCAACCCGAAGCGCGAGAACAACCCCAGCGCCGCACCGAGGATCGCGCTGCGCTTGTCCTCGATCTGGCGTAGGCGCCGGCTCACGGCGGAGGCGCTGCGCACCGCGGGTTTCGCGCGCTTGCGCGCCGGGCTCTTGTCGGTGCTGCTGGCTGCGGCCAGCGCCTTGGTCTTCGGCATCTTCCCTCGCTCTTCGTCTATGGATTGCAGGTTCTCTGAACGGCGCACCACTGTAAGGCCGCGGTGCATCGCGTTGCGCCACGGCGGCCCTCAGGCCCTCGCGGCGCGCACCATGCTGACGCGACAAATGCGATTTGTCCATTTGGTCCAACTGGCACAGACGTTGCATGGCGAAAGGCATGCCAAGCATGAGGACCCGCCCATGACCCTGCTGTCCGTACCCATCATCGATCTCGCGCCCTACTTCGCCGGCACCGCCGAGGGCAAGGCAGATGTCGCCAGGAAAGTCGACGAGGCCTGCCGCAGCATCGGCTTCCTGGTCATCACCAACCACGGCATACCGGCCGAGCTGGTGTCGCGCGTCTCATCGCTCTCGCGCGAATTCTTCAACATGCCGCTGGCGGAAAAACGCAAGGTCGACCGTCCGCGCGAAGACGCGGTGCGCGGCTACAGCGCGGTCGGCGAAGAGGGCCTGTCATACAGCCTGGAAGAAGCGGCGCCCGGTGACCTGAAGGAGTCGTTCTCCATCGGCCCATCGAACGTGCCCGACGACGACTACCACCACGGCCCCGCCGCCGGCCCGCACTTCGAGCCCAACAGCTGGCCACCCATCGAGGGCTTTCGCGAAGCCTACGAAGGCTACTTCGAGGCGATGAGCGATCTCTCGCGTTCGCTGATGCGCATCTTCGCGCTCGGCCTCGAGCTGCCCGAGACATTCTTCGACGACAAGATCGACGAGCACATCAGCATGTTCCGCGTGCTCAGCTATCCGCCGCAGCGCGAAGCGCCCTTGCCGGGCCAGCTGCGCGCGGGCGCGCACAGCGACTACGGCAGCCTCACGATCGTGCTGCCCGACGACAAGGGCCTGCAGGTCTTCAACAAGGCCGGCCAGTGGGTCGACGTGCCGCAGGTCGAGGGCGGCATGGTCGTCAACATCGCCGATCTCATGATGCAGTGGACCAACGACCTGTGGGTGTCCACGCTGCACCGCGTGGTCAATCCGCCCTTCGAGGTGGCGAGCACCAACCGCCGCCAGTCGCTGGTGTTCTTTCACCAGCCCAACTACGACGCGATGGTCGAGTGCCTGCCCAGTTGCCTCGCGCCGGGCGAAGCGCCCAAGTACGCGCCCATTTCGTCGGGCGACCACCTCACCTCGAAGTTCGTGAAGCAGACGACCTTCGGCGGTACCAAGGCGACGGCCTGAACTGGAACACGGCATGGCCCATCTCTCCTACGTCAACGTGTTCGCCAAGGACGTGGTCGCTCTCAGCGGTTTCTACCAGCGCGTGTTCGGCTTCCCCGAGATCGAGGCGATCCGCTCGCCGATCTTCCGGGGCCTGGACACCGGCAAGTCGAGCCTGGGCTTCAACGCGCTCGATGCCTACGAGCTGCTGCACCTGGCCGAGTTCTCCGACACGCGCGGCGTGAAGTTCCTGCTGAACATCGACGTCGACAGCCAGGCCGATGTCGACCGCATGGTGCCCGTCGCGCTCGAGGCCGGCGCCACACTGGTGAAGCCGCCCTATGTCACCTACTACAACTGGTACCAGTCCGTGCTGCTGGACCCCGAGGGCAACGTGTTCCGCATCAACTTCATGATGTGACGCGCGCGACCTCTCTCCCTTTTCTTCCGTCCCACTTCCTGCTTCCCATGAAAGGTCGCTCCATGCTGCGCACACCCACCACCGGCTTTCTCGGCCTTGCACTGACGCTCGCAGCCGGCGGCGCGTTGTTCACGCTGCCCGCGGTGGCGGCCGACGGCTTCACGCTCAAGGACAAGCCGAAGATCGCGATGCTCTACTTCGGTCCGAAGAACGACGGCGGCTGGACGCAGGCCTTCGACGAAGCCCGCGTGAAGATCGAAAAGGAAATCGGCCAGAAGATCCAGTTCGTCGAGAACGTGCCCGAGGACGCCTCGGCCATCAAGCCCGCGGCCGAGAAGTTCATCCAGCGCGGGGCCAACATCGTGATCGGCACGGCCTTCGGTTATTCCGACAGCTTCAAGGACCTGGCCGCCAAGTACCCCGACGTGGCCTTCCTCAACGGCTCGGGCACCACCAACGGCACCAACCTCGAATCGTTCTACGGCCGCACCTACGAGAGCCAGTACCTGTGCGGCATGGCCGCCGGCGCGGCGTCGAAGACCGGCAAGCTCGGCTTCGTCGCGGCCAACCCCTTCGGCGTGGTGAACTGGACCATCAACGCCTTCGCGCTCGGGGCGCAGAAGATGAACCCCAATGCCACCGTCAACGTGATCTACACCGGCGCGTGGAACGACCCCATCAAGGAACGCGCCGCCGCCGCCGCGCTGATCGACCAGGGCGCCGACGTTATCGGCCAGCACGTCGACAGCCCCACGCCGCAGATCGTCGCGCAGGAGCGGGGCGTGTACGGCACAGGCCACCACCGCGACCTGCGCCAGTTCGCGCCCAAGGCCACGCTGTGTTCGTCGGTGTGGGTGTGGGACCGCTTCCTCGTGCCTGAACTGAAAAAGGTGATGGCCGGCGGCTGGAAGCCCGCGCCATACGGCGCCTTCATCGAGATGAAGGACGGCGGCACCGACATCGCGGGCTTCGGCCCCGCGGTGCCCAAGGACAAGGCCGCGGCGATCACTGCAGAGCGCGAAGCCATCCTGAAGGGCAAGCAGATCTACGCGGGCCCGCTCGCCGACCGCGACGGCAAGGAGCGCGTGGCCAAGGGCGCGGTGCTGTCCGATGCCGACCTCTGGAAGATGGACTGGTTCGTCAAGGGCGTGGTGACGCAGAAGTAAACGAGAAAGACCGGCATGCCCAACGCGCTGGAACTCACCGGCATCCGCAAGACCTTCGACGGTTTCGCGGCGCTGACCGACGCCCACTTCGCCGCGCGCTGGGGCGAGGTGCATGCGCTGCTCGGCGAGAACGGCGCGGGCAAGTCGTCGCTGATGAACATCGCGGCCGGACTCTATGCGCCCGAGGCGGGGCAACTGCTGGTCGACGACAACGTGGTGCGCCTTGCCGGTCCGCGCGATGCGGCGAAGCACCGCATCGGCATGGTCCACCAGCATTTCAAGCTGGTGCGGCCGTTCACGGTGGCGCAGAACATCCTGCTCACCGCGCCGCCGCCGGCCGAGTTCCAGAGCCATGGGGAACGGCTGCGCGAGATCTCGCGCGACATCCGCAACAAGGCATCGGAGCTGGGCTTCGACATCGATCCTTCGAAACGCATCGACGCGCTTTCGATTGCGGAGCAGCAGCGCGTCGAAATTCTCAAGGTGCTGCTCGCGGGGGCCCGCATCCTGATCCTCGATGAACCCACTGCGGTGCTGACCGACCAGGAAGCCGCACGCCTGTTGCAGACAGTGCAAGGGCTTGCGCGGAGCGGATCTGCCGTGGTGCTGGTCACGCACAAGATGGCGGACGTGAAAACCTACGCCGACCGCGTGACGGTGATGCGCGGCGGTCGCACGGTGGCGACGCTGGAGCCCAGTGCAACATCAGTGAGTGAACTCGTGAAGCTCACGGTGGGTGAATCCATTGCCGCGCCTTCGTCACGAACGGCCAAGGCGCCGCGCGGTGCAGTGCGGCTGTCGGTGCGCGGGCTGCGCTCGTCGGCATCGCCGCAGGGCCTGCGCGTGCTCGACGGCGTGGACCTCGAACTGCACGCCGGCGAAATCTATGGCCTTGCCGGGGTAGGCGGCAACGGCCAGAGCGAACTGGCGGGCGCCATCATGGGCCTGCCCGATGCCGGCGGCAGCCTCGAAGGC
This region of Variovorax sp. RKNM96 genomic DNA includes:
- a CDS encoding alpha/beta fold hydrolase, giving the protein MDYAAPRWLPGGNLQTIWAALYARRFDGTAPAYRRERWNAPDGDFIDVDFIDAPLPGPRPLLVLFHGLEGSSRSHYAEAFAAFAAERGMAFAVPHFRGCSGELNLAPRAYHSGDYEEIGWILRRMHAQHTLRGGGPVLAAGVSLGGNALLRWACEAGDTARESVSAVASVCAPLDLAAGGEAIGRGFNRLVYTRMFLATMKPKAMAKLAQFPGLFDRDRLLAARDLYTFDDVFTAPLHGFRNADDYWARGSSKPHLSQIRVPTLVVNALNDPFIPARSLPGPGEVGRHVTLWQPAHGGHVGFPLGLPPGHVRGMPERVGNWLQVHGGALADASAPQPAGE
- a CDS encoding nuclear transport factor 2 family protein → MPKTPHRTAAAIGGTADDVEAAFYEALQRGDIDALMACWADEDEVFCVHPGGPRLVGSIAIRAAFEQMFGNGAIHAMPARVRKIESLASAVHNVLERIEVLTAEGPRHAFVLATNVYHKTAQGWRMVAHHASPGSAREPDDANDPPQTLH
- the rutA gene encoding pyrimidine utilization protein A codes for the protein MNVGIFIPIGNNGWLLSENAPQYKPSFALNKEITLKAEHYGVDFALSMIKLRGFGGKTEFWDHNLESFTLMAGLAAVTTKIKLFATAASLVMPPAIVARMASTIDSISGGRFGLNLVTGWQRPEYSQMGMWPGDQFFGTRYQYLSEYIQVLRDLWGTGKSDFKGEHFQMDDCRLSPQPQADMKVICAGQSDAGMDFSAKYADYNFCFGKGVNTPKAFAPAAEKLIEAARKTGRHVTTYVLMMVIADETDEAARAKWEHYKAGADHEAIAWLGQQGAADTKSGADTNVRQMADPTSAVNINMGTLVGSYETVARLLDEVAEVPGTEGVLLTFDDFVQGVEAFGERIQPLMKSRAHVQSPVPSQVEPERLAA
- the rutB gene encoding pyrimidine utilization protein B, which gives rise to MTTPKNTTLTSTTPVGAPRLPGAPAPLVLPARPEPLALHATDSALIVVDMQNAYASLGGYVDSAGFDISGAQGTIANIARTIAAARAAGMLVVFLQNGWDAAYVEAGGPGSPNWHKSNALKTMRARPELQGKFLAKGGWDYELIDQMKPQAGDIVVPKTRYSGFFNSTLDSTLRARGIRHLVFTGIATNVCVESTLRDAFHLEYFAVMLEDATHELGGAAIQKASVYNVETFFGWVSTVDQFCSTFAPQAALRPATAEAAIA
- the rutC gene encoding pyrimidine utilization protein C, with product MPKQAIIPPGTGVPLAPYVPGTLADGVLYVSGTLPFDKDNNVVHVGDASAQARHVLTTIQGVVEAAGGTMDDVTFNQIMLKDWADYAKINAVYAEFFPGTKPARYCIQCGLVKPDALIEIASIAHVGKKA
- the rutD gene encoding pyrimidine utilization protein D — translated: MTALHHEVHGPSDAAATVLLSSGLGGSANFWQPQLGALIEAGHRVIVYDQRGTGRSPEALPADYAIADMALDVIEILDATDTARCHFVGHALGGLVGLQLALDAPDCVASLVLVNAWAKPNPHSARCFDARLALLGALGPRAYVEAQPIFLYPAAWCAEHAQRVADEVDHAFTHFPGEANMRARIAALRAFDIDARLADITVPTLIAAAKDDVLVPWTCSQRLADGLHDVTLDFMPHGGHAHSVTEAAVFNRSLLDFLSRVSTPAVPA
- a CDS encoding malonic semialdehyde reductase — encoded protein: MTSSQILEEAALALLFTRARSHNGWTGEPVSDAQLQRIYTLASLGPTSANCSPARFVFVRTPEGKQRLAPALSKGNLDKTMSAPVTVIAAWDRKFYDKLPTLFPHADARSWFTGSPEAAHETAFRNASLQAGYLLLAARAVGLDAGPMSGFDKAKVDAAFFEGTDWTANFLINLGHGDASKVFGRLPRLAFDEACTLA
- the rutF gene encoding NADH-dependent FMN reductase RutF, whose protein sequence is MLNAIASPVPPSGLLPALPKADYRNAMARLGAAVNIITTDGPAGRAGFTASAVCSVTDEPPMLLVCLNRSASVYPAFTANGVLCVNVLAAGHQTLSGLFGGKTPMDERFAAGRWSRKATGSPVLDDAAASFDCRVVSATSAGTHDVLFCEAVAIAIGGAAQSLIYFDRRYHEIAAPPH
- the rutR gene encoding HTH-type transcriptional regulator RutR, whose protein sequence is MPKTKALAAASSTDKSPARKRAKPAVRSASAVSRRLRQIEDKRSAILGAALGLFSRFGLHGTSIDQVAARADVSKSNLLYYFANKEELYVNVLRDLLALWLEPLRGFSAEQDPSEAIGDYIRRKLVISRDRPDASRLFCLEMIQGAPLLRDELDRELRTLVERKSEVIRAWVEAGKLAPVDPHHLIFALWAITQHYADFGVQVHALSGHTLDDAAFFEQTVENVQRIVLQGITVR
- a CDS encoding isopenicillin N synthase family oxygenase is translated as MTLLSVPIIDLAPYFAGTAEGKADVARKVDEACRSIGFLVITNHGIPAELVSRVSSLSREFFNMPLAEKRKVDRPREDAVRGYSAVGEEGLSYSLEEAAPGDLKESFSIGPSNVPDDDYHHGPAAGPHFEPNSWPPIEGFREAYEGYFEAMSDLSRSLMRIFALGLELPETFFDDKIDEHISMFRVLSYPPQREAPLPGQLRAGAHSDYGSLTIVLPDDKGLQVFNKAGQWVDVPQVEGGMVVNIADLMMQWTNDLWVSTLHRVVNPPFEVASTNRRQSLVFFHQPNYDAMVECLPSCLAPGEAPKYAPISSGDHLTSKFVKQTTFGGTKATA
- a CDS encoding VOC family protein; protein product: MAHLSYVNVFAKDVVALSGFYQRVFGFPEIEAIRSPIFRGLDTGKSSLGFNALDAYELLHLAEFSDTRGVKFLLNIDVDSQADVDRMVPVALEAGATLVKPPYVTYYNWYQSVLLDPEGNVFRINFMM
- a CDS encoding BMP family ABC transporter substrate-binding protein — translated: MLRTPTTGFLGLALTLAAGGALFTLPAVAADGFTLKDKPKIAMLYFGPKNDGGWTQAFDEARVKIEKEIGQKIQFVENVPEDASAIKPAAEKFIQRGANIVIGTAFGYSDSFKDLAAKYPDVAFLNGSGTTNGTNLESFYGRTYESQYLCGMAAGAASKTGKLGFVAANPFGVVNWTINAFALGAQKMNPNATVNVIYTGAWNDPIKERAAAAALIDQGADVIGQHVDSPTPQIVAQERGVYGTGHHRDLRQFAPKATLCSSVWVWDRFLVPELKKVMAGGWKPAPYGAFIEMKDGGTDIAGFGPAVPKDKAAAITAEREAILKGKQIYAGPLADRDGKERVAKGAVLSDADLWKMDWFVKGVVTQK
- a CDS encoding ABC transporter ATP-binding protein is translated as MPNALELTGIRKTFDGFAALTDAHFAARWGEVHALLGENGAGKSSLMNIAAGLYAPEAGQLLVDDNVVRLAGPRDAAKHRIGMVHQHFKLVRPFTVAQNILLTAPPPAEFQSHGERLREISRDIRNKASELGFDIDPSKRIDALSIAEQQRVEILKVLLAGARILILDEPTAVLTDQEAARLLQTVQGLARSGSAVVLVTHKMADVKTYADRVTVMRGGRTVATLEPSATSVSELVKLTVGESIAAPSSRTAKAPRGAVRLSVRGLRSSASPQGLRVLDGVDLELHAGEIYGLAGVGGNGQSELAGAIMGLPDAGGSLEGEIHLEGHGNLKTMPAPARRNLGIAAIPADRYGLALAGGLSVAENYAIGRVHSGRYGPVWHLRRNRIQSDTQEAVRAFDVQGVRSVEQKAALLSGGNAQKLVLAREFGKSPTLVLAHSPSRGLDVRASAEVHARLRAARDGGAAVLLISEDLDEVLQLADRVGVMTRGRIAGEFAQPAARQAIGQAMVDHG